A genomic window from Gemmatimonadaceae bacterium includes:
- the rsmB gene encoding 16S rRNA (cytosine(967)-C(5))-methyltransferase RsmB: MPSTLPLVTDARIAAAETLADLRSGFLLDAAFDRRTAALDARDRRWTQELVWGMLRRRGWIDHLLAPRVRGGIARLEADLADLLRLGVYQLLYMGSVPAYAAIAQTVELAKTRHGLGASKLANAVLRRIERERDALDAELPADPVEALAVEHSHPRWLVARWVARWGAEETRALLEANNREAPLIVRPWGVVREQLETMLEESGVGTGDAPLVEDSLLLAPGTVLTALGAFQQGRCFVQDPAATLVTRYAALPPGLQVADLCAAPGGKSVELARHAAHVTAADSNENRIGRVIDTIGRLELENVDAVVADARDGTLGEFDAVLVDAPCTGTGTFRRHPDARWRLRTSDLAVMAAAQRAVLRGAAKCVKPGGLLIYSTCSLEPEENDAQVEAFLADHPGWTLEPPPAGTVPDSVLDAGRLRVLPQRHGSDGSFAARLRRGNA, translated from the coding sequence ATGCCCAGCACCCTCCCGCTCGTGACTGACGCCCGCATCGCCGCCGCCGAGACGCTCGCTGACCTGCGCAGCGGCTTCTTGCTCGACGCTGCCTTCGACCGCCGCACCGCGGCGCTCGACGCGCGCGACCGGCGCTGGACGCAGGAGCTGGTCTGGGGAATGCTGCGCCGCCGCGGGTGGATCGATCACCTGCTGGCCCCGCGCGTGCGCGGGGGCATCGCGCGGCTGGAGGCGGACCTCGCCGACCTGCTGCGGCTCGGGGTGTACCAACTGCTGTATATGGGCAGCGTGCCTGCCTACGCCGCCATCGCGCAGACGGTGGAGTTGGCCAAGACGCGCCACGGACTCGGCGCGAGCAAGCTGGCCAACGCGGTGCTGCGCCGAATCGAGCGCGAGCGCGACGCGCTGGACGCCGAGTTGCCGGCCGATCCCGTGGAAGCGCTGGCGGTGGAACACTCGCACCCGCGCTGGTTGGTGGCGCGCTGGGTGGCGCGTTGGGGCGCCGAAGAGACGCGCGCGTTGCTCGAGGCGAACAACCGCGAGGCGCCGCTGATCGTGCGGCCCTGGGGCGTGGTGCGCGAGCAGCTCGAGACGATGCTCGAGGAATCGGGCGTCGGCACCGGCGATGCGCCGCTCGTCGAGGATTCGCTGCTGCTCGCGCCGGGCACGGTGCTCACGGCACTCGGCGCGTTCCAGCAGGGACGCTGCTTCGTGCAGGATCCCGCGGCCACGCTGGTGACGCGCTACGCGGCGTTGCCGCCGGGATTGCAGGTGGCCGACCTCTGCGCCGCACCCGGCGGCAAGTCGGTGGAGTTGGCGCGCCACGCGGCGCACGTGACGGCGGCCGACAGCAACGAGAATCGCATCGGGCGCGTGATCGACACCATCGGCCGCCTCGAGCTCGAGAACGTGGACGCCGTGGTCGCCGATGCGCGGGACGGCACGCTGGGCGAGTTCGATGCCGTGTTGGTGGACGCGCCCTGCACGGGCACGGGCACCTTCCGGCGCCATCCGGATGCCCGCTGGCGCCTGCGCACCTCAGACCTCGCCGTGATGGCGGCGGCCCAGCGCGCCGTGCTGCGCGGCGCCGCGAAGTGCGTGAAGCCCGGCGGCCTGCTCATCTACTCCACCTGCTCGCTGGAACCGGAAGAGAACGACGCGCAGGTGGAGGCCTTCCTGGCCGACCATCCGGGCTGGACGCTGGAGCCGCCGCCGGCCGGCACCGTGCCCGACTCCGTGCTCGACGCCGGTCGCCTGCGCGTGCTGCCGCAGCGCCACGGCAGCGATGGATCATTCGCGGCGCGCCTGCGCCGAGGGAACGCCTGA
- a CDS encoding ribulose-phosphate 3-epimerase produces the protein MPSKTVRIAPSLLSADFGKLAEDLAMLEAGGADWLHVDVMDGVFVPNLTFGAKVIETCKKLTALPLDCHLMVVEPEKYFESFIKAGADTVTIHVEAAPHLHRQVMRIKELGAKAGATLNPSTSLETLREVAADLDLLLVMSVNPGFGGQRFIPGSVEKIARARQLLDETRSRAVLEVDGGIARETIAACWRAGADTFVAGNAIFSAKDPQAEIAALRTRCTETA, from the coding sequence ATGCCGTCCAAGACCGTGCGCATCGCGCCGTCGCTACTGTCTGCTGACTTCGGCAAGCTGGCCGAGGACCTCGCGATGCTCGAGGCCGGCGGCGCCGATTGGCTGCACGTGGATGTGATGGACGGCGTGTTCGTGCCGAACCTGACCTTCGGCGCCAAGGTGATCGAGACCTGCAAGAAGCTCACGGCGCTGCCGCTGGACTGCCACCTGATGGTGGTGGAGCCGGAGAAGTACTTCGAGAGCTTCATCAAGGCCGGCGCCGACACGGTGACGATTCACGTCGAGGCGGCGCCGCATCTGCATCGCCAGGTGATGCGCATCAAGGAACTCGGCGCCAAGGCCGGCGCGACGCTCAACCCCAGCACGTCGCTCGAGACGCTGCGCGAGGTAGCCGCCGACCTCGACCTGCTGCTGGTGATGAGCGTGAACCCCGGCTTCGGCGGGCAGCGGTTCATCCCCGGCTCGGTGGAGAAGATCGCGCGAGCGCGGCAACTGCTCGACGAGACGCGTTCGCGCGCCGTGCTGGAAGTGGACGGCGGCATCGCGCGCGAGACCATCGCCGCGTGCTGGCGCGCCGGCGCGGACACCTTCGTGGCCGGAAACGCGATCTTCTCGGCCAAGGACCCGCAGGCGGAGATCGCGGCGCTGCGCACGCGTTGCACGGAGACCGCGTGA
- a CDS encoding TlpA family protein disulfide reductase: MNSRQAQWVIVGALVALVGIGLWSARTQLAAELFPVRIGKEAPSFRANPMVPGSAAKTIADYKGDVVLLNIWATWCGPCRIEMPAIQRLEEQLGPKGLRVVAVSVDVAGMEDAIKAFTEEMKLSFEILHNPAGDIQRSYQTTGVPETFIIGRDGRLRRRVIGAPMGADAWDAPASVAYLERLLAEPRPQ, from the coding sequence GTGAACAGCCGGCAGGCGCAGTGGGTGATCGTTGGCGCGCTGGTGGCGCTGGTCGGCATCGGGCTCTGGTCGGCGCGGACGCAGCTGGCGGCGGAGCTGTTCCCGGTGCGGATCGGGAAGGAAGCACCGAGCTTCCGCGCGAATCCGATGGTGCCGGGCAGTGCGGCCAAGACCATCGCTGACTACAAGGGCGACGTGGTGCTGCTGAACATCTGGGCCACCTGGTGCGGACCCTGCCGCATCGAGATGCCGGCTATCCAGCGCCTCGAGGAGCAACTGGGCCCCAAGGGCCTGCGGGTCGTGGCGGTAAGCGTGGACGTCGCGGGGATGGAGGACGCCATCAAGGCGTTCACCGAGGAGATGAAGCTGAGCTTCGAGATCCTGCACAACCCCGCGGGCGATATCCAGCGCAGCTACCAGACCACCGGCGTGCCGGAGACGTTCATCATCGGACGCGACGGGCGCCTACGGCGTCGGGTGATCGGGGCGCCGATGGGTGCGGACGCCTGGGACGCGCCGGCGAGCGTCGCCTACCTCGAGCGCCTGCTGGCCGAACCGCGGCCGCAGTGA
- the tsaD gene encoding tRNA (adenosine(37)-N6)-threonylcarbamoyltransferase complex transferase subunit TsaD has translation MRILGIETSCDETSAAVLSGNAAAPQLDSLVILSQDVHSVFGGVVPEIASREHLTAIVPVTERALADAGTTLADVDAIAVTHAPGLVGALLVGVSYAKALGAAAGKPVIGVHHMEGHLFATALEHPDATPPFTALLVSGGHTLLLDVAEWGAYRLLGRTRDDAAGEAFDKAAKLLGLPYPGGRHLEALARDGDPKRHRFTKPMLNAGQKPGDADYYDVSFSGLKTAVLLATQQASDLEAEKPHIARGFQDALIGTLVAKTIRAAKAQRRKKIVLGGGVACNAAVVDAMRSTAKELGAEVFAPTPRLATDNAAMIAAAGLFRFARGERSDATLNAHSALPIPGVRSMTDD, from the coding sequence ATGCGCATCCTCGGCATCGAGACGTCCTGCGACGAGACGTCGGCCGCCGTGCTCAGCGGCAACGCCGCCGCGCCACAGCTGGACTCGCTGGTGATCCTCTCACAGGACGTGCACAGCGTGTTCGGCGGCGTGGTGCCCGAGATCGCCTCGCGCGAGCACCTCACGGCCATCGTGCCGGTGACGGAGCGCGCGCTGGCCGACGCCGGCACGACACTCGCCGACGTCGACGCCATCGCCGTCACGCACGCGCCAGGGCTCGTCGGTGCGCTGCTGGTGGGCGTGAGCTACGCCAAGGCCTTGGGCGCGGCGGCTGGCAAGCCGGTGATCGGCGTGCATCATATGGAAGGGCACCTCTTCGCGACGGCGCTGGAGCATCCCGACGCCACGCCGCCCTTCACGGCGCTCTTGGTCTCCGGCGGACACACCTTGCTGCTCGACGTCGCTGAATGGGGCGCGTACCGCCTCTTGGGCCGCACCCGCGACGACGCCGCCGGCGAGGCCTTCGACAAAGCCGCCAAGCTGCTCGGCCTGCCATATCCCGGCGGCCGCCACCTCGAAGCCCTCGCGCGCGACGGCGACCCCAAGCGCCATCGCTTCACCAAGCCGATGCTCAACGCCGGCCAGAAGCCCGGCGACGCCGATTACTACGACGTCTCGTTCAGCGGACTCAAGACCGCCGTACTGCTCGCCACGCAGCAGGCCTCGGACCTCGAGGCCGAGAAGCCGCACATCGCGCGCGGGTTCCAGGACGCACTCATCGGCACGCTGGTCGCCAAGACCATCCGCGCCGCCAAGGCGCAGCGCCGCAAGAAGATCGTGCTCGGCGGCGGCGTCGCCTGCAACGCCGCCGTGGTGGACGCGATGCGCAGCACAGCCAAAGAACTCGGCGCCGAAGTCTTCGCTCCCACACCGCGCCTCGCCACCGACAACGCCGCAATGATCGCCGCCGCGGGCTTGTTTCGGTTCGCACGCGGCGAACGCTCGGATGCGACACTGAACGCACACAGTGCGCTACCAATCCCAGGGGTACGCTCAATGACGGATGACTGA